In one window of Palaemon carinicauda isolate YSFRI2023 chromosome 2, ASM3689809v2, whole genome shotgun sequence DNA:
- the LOC137619272 gene encoding uncharacterized protein encodes MRSVIPDVNTLPMKDLMTKVYALMDSHFTTFKPSINASTPVEVDNYSISTEIDLNAVLAVLFCQGHSPRHDIVSLSANICLVALNRSEIPTHGYETLTLSFGSIKHIWKFLVAEVTLPILGADFLSHFHLLVNVAHWRLINVDSYSSTSLQPALNQECLRSLPHVIPGSFSSTNSLNAHGSRETLYLSSYRDDGAPVFARLRHLPPNHLAPAKQMFPEMKEMGLCQIASSPWSSPLHIVLK; translated from the exons ATGCGCTCTGTCATCCCTGATGTCAATACattgcccatgaaggacttgatgaccaaagtatacgcccttatggacagccacttcaccactttcaagcCCTCtatcaacgcttccactcctgtCGAAGTAGACAACTATTCAATATCAACTGAAATTgacttgaatgct gtgcttgccgttctcttctgccaaggccactctccacgaCACGACATAGTCAGCCTAAGTGccaacatctgcctggtagctctCAATAGATCTgagatacccacccatggttatgaaaccctcaccttatcgtttggaagcatcaaacatatttggaagtttctcgttgctgaagtcacattgccaatacttggtgcggattttctctcacacttccacctcctaGTTAATGTAGCTCACTGGCGGTTAATCAACGTGGATTCATACTCCTCGACATCCCTACAACCAGCCCTCAACCAGGAATGTCTACGCTCacttcctcacgtcatacccggaagtttttcaTCCACAAATTCGttaaacgcccacggttcccgtgaaacactgtatttatcatcatatcgagATGACGgggccccagtgtttgccagactcAGACATTTACCACCGAATCATTTGGCACCTGCTAAACAAATGTTccctgaaatgaaagaaatgggcctttgccaaattgcttcaagcccatggtcatcacccttacacatcgtcctgaagtaA